In Deferribacteraceae bacterium V6Fe1, one genomic interval encodes:
- a CDS encoding PAS domain S-box protein, whose translation MKKLFLFILFTLITISAFAEHGVIKVGVYNNPPLSIINGNNVTGFAPEIFKYIARKEAIDYTFVIDSFNNLYNKIQNNEIDILLPIGYSSNRLEFMSFTEEPIFTNWGQIIANKNSKIKSIIDLENKKIALIENDIFYKGENALESILKSFSITYTPIKEEDYPKIAKLVSDGKVDAGLVSRIFVPQINSTDIEITNIILRPINVHFAFSKNLSLDIKNKINSQIKELKNNRDSFYYIKLNELFAKTNSNYKYIYKTLGIVFFSLIVAIIIALISRIQVQIKTKELKNALKKALENKNKLNTFINAMPDVAFVLDKDGNYIEVFSSNDDLLYDLKENLLGKNINEILPNDIVDIATNAIKHCIQDKKTLSLEYELDVIGGKKIFEGRISPIDKFDDNEYVLFLALDITERKKLESEIRYERDRFQTILKSIADAVLVIDKDKNITFINKTCEKLLEKSYKEIIGKPFAEEIILKTIDNQPYTLPFDDIFYKGLMGNLITDCKLINKNGKEFLIEDSLAPLYDAKSQINGAVIIFSDVTTRKKMEEEIAKRQYLDSIGRVAGGIAHDFNNYLAAISSYVSMCKLTDKRPEKEVLDSLENILKRATNLTRQLITFSKGGSPVKKPEDIKELLEETANFALSGTAITVNFDYEENLPPALIDSDQFSQVITNIIINAKEAMNNKGEIDIKVRKIDFNHLNVYEMPAGTYLEITIKDYGPGMSKEIKEKIFDPFFTTKSTGSGLGLATSYSIINKHKGKLLVYSEPGKGAEFKILIKAAEIQKIPNSNSALNIEISKYDLKILYLDDEESLRDSISLLLSTLGCKVDVAKNGDEAIELFKKNKYDLAILDLTIKQGLSGKEAAEEILKLKKDSYLVVTSGYSDDDIVANYKNYGFKDYLSKPFTLNNIVNILENYLKISQHD comes from the coding sequence ATGAAAAAATTATTTTTATTTATACTATTTACACTTATTACAATTAGTGCATTTGCAGAACATGGTGTAATTAAAGTCGGAGTTTACAACAATCCGCCTCTATCAATCATTAATGGAAATAATGTTACCGGCTTTGCACCTGAAATATTCAAATATATAGCAAGGAAAGAGGCTATTGATTACACCTTCGTCATTGATAGTTTTAACAATCTTTATAATAAAATCCAAAATAATGAAATAGATATTTTACTGCCTATTGGCTACTCTTCTAACAGATTAGAATTTATGAGTTTTACAGAAGAGCCAATTTTTACGAACTGGGGGCAAATTATAGCCAATAAAAATTCCAAAATTAAATCTATAATTGACCTTGAAAATAAGAAAATTGCACTAATTGAGAATGATATTTTTTATAAAGGTGAAAATGCCCTCGAAAGCATATTAAAATCATTCAGCATAACATATACACCTATTAAAGAGGAGGATTATCCTAAAATTGCAAAATTGGTATCGGATGGTAAAGTCGATGCAGGACTGGTCAGCCGGATATTTGTCCCGCAAATAAACTCCACCGATATTGAAATTACCAATATTATTCTAAGACCTATAAATGTTCACTTTGCTTTTTCCAAAAATCTGAGTCTTGACATAAAAAATAAAATAAACAGCCAAATTAAAGAATTAAAAAATAACAGAGACTCATTTTACTACATAAAACTCAACGAACTGTTTGCAAAAACAAATAGCAATTATAAATATATTTATAAAACTTTAGGAATTGTATTTTTCTCATTAATAGTTGCCATAATAATTGCCTTAATTTCAAGGATTCAAGTGCAAATAAAAACCAAAGAGTTAAAAAATGCTCTAAAAAAAGCATTGGAAAATAAAAATAAATTAAACACATTTATAAATGCCATGCCTGATGTGGCTTTTGTGCTGGACAAAGATGGTAATTACATAGAAGTATTCTCGTCAAATGATGATTTGCTATACGACCTTAAAGAAAATCTGCTTGGTAAAAATATAAACGAAATACTGCCTAATGACATTGTAGATATAGCAACAAATGCTATAAAACATTGTATTCAAGATAAAAAAACACTCTCACTTGAATATGAGCTTGACGTTATTGGAGGGAAAAAAATCTTTGAGGGGAGAATTAGCCCGATTGATAAATTTGATGACAACGAATATGTATTATTTTTAGCCCTTGATATTACTGAAAGAAAAAAACTTGAAAGCGAAATAAGGTATGAAAGGGACAGATTTCAGACAATTTTAAAATCGATTGCAGATGCTGTATTGGTCATAGACAAAGACAAAAACATAACATTCATAAACAAAACCTGCGAGAAACTTTTGGAAAAATCTTACAAAGAAATTATCGGCAAACCATTTGCAGAGGAAATAATACTAAAAACAATAGACAATCAACCTTATACTCTCCCTTTTGATGACATATTTTACAAAGGGCTCATGGGGAATTTAATTACAGACTGCAAACTGATTAATAAAAACGGAAAGGAATTCTTAATTGAGGACAGTCTTGCACCGCTTTACGACGCTAAAAGTCAGATTAATGGAGCCGTCATAATATTTTCAGATGTTACGACACGTAAAAAAATGGAAGAAGAAATCGCAAAAAGACAGTATCTTGATTCAATCGGAAGGGTTGCAGGTGGTATCGCACACGATTTTAACAATTACCTTGCTGCCATAAGCAGCTATGTAAGTATGTGTAAACTTACAGACAAAAGGCCTGAAAAAGAAGTACTCGATTCGCTTGAAAATATTTTAAAAAGGGCAACTAACCTCACAAGGCAATTAATTACCTTTTCAAAAGGTGGCTCACCAGTCAAAAAACCTGAAGATATAAAAGAATTATTAGAAGAAACTGCCAACTTTGCCCTTTCAGGGACTGCTATAACTGTTAACTTTGATTACGAAGAAAATCTTCCACCGGCACTAATAGATAGTGACCAATTTTCTCAGGTAATAACAAACATAATAATCAACGCCAAAGAGGCTATGAACAATAAAGGGGAAATAGATATCAAAGTAAGAAAAATTGATTTTAATCATTTGAATGTATATGAGATGCCTGCCGGTACATATCTTGAAATAACTATAAAAGATTATGGGCCAGGGATGTCAAAAGAGATCAAAGAAAAGATATTTGACCCTTTCTTTACCACTAAATCTACAGGAAGCGGTCTCGGGCTTGCCACTTCATACTCAATCATTAACAAACATAAAGGGAAATTGTTAGTTTATTCTGAGCCAGGTAAAGGTGCAGAATTTAAAATTTTGATAAAGGCAGCAGAAATACAAAAAATACCAAACAGTAATTCGGCTTTAAACATAGAGATATCAAAATATGACCTGAAAATTCTGTATTTGGATGACGAAGAATCGTTAAGAGACTCTATCAGCCTGCTATTAAGCACTTTGGGCTGTAAAGTTGATGTGGCCAAAAACGGTGATGAAGCCATAGAACTTTTCAAAAAAAATAAATACGATTTGGCTATTTTAGATTTAACAATCAAACAAGGCCTGAGCGGAAAAGAAGCTGCAGAAGAAATATTAAAACTTAAAAAAGATTCTTATCTTGTGGTCACTTCCGGCTATTCTGATGATGATATTGTGGCCAATTACAAAAATTACGGATTTAAAGATTATTTAAGCAAGCCGTTTACGCTTAATAATATAGTAAATATTTTGGAAAATTACTTAAAAATAAGTCAGCACGACTAA
- a CDS encoding helix-turn-helix transcriptional regulator, translated as MEQICNEIAENLKKIRVERDLSLDQLANITGVSKSMLRQIETGNSIPTIATIWKIANGLKVSFTSLLVKCDSEVRIGKLKSKNVLSEIDGKYRVYPVVPFDPKRSYEIYFMEISPDTRYDAEAHEGNPKELIIVTEGVLTIAVDGSEYDVSEDEYINFNANQGHSYINRYEKTAKGLVVLTYF; from the coding sequence ATGGAACAAATATGTAATGAGATTGCCGAAAATTTAAAGAAGATTAGGGTTGAACGAGATTTAAGCCTTGATCAATTAGCTAATATTACCGGCGTAAGTAAGAGTATGTTAAGGCAAATAGAGACGGGAAATTCGATACCCACCATTGCCACAATTTGGAAGATTGCAAACGGACTAAAGGTATCTTTTACGTCACTTCTTGTAAAGTGTGACAGTGAAGTGCGCATCGGCAAGCTTAAATCCAAAAATGTGTTGTCGGAGATTGATGGTAAATATAGAGTTTACCCGGTAGTCCCTTTCGACCCAAAAAGAAGTTATGAAATATATTTTATGGAAATATCTCCCGATACAAGGTATGACGCTGAAGCTCATGAAGGTAACCCGAAAGAGCTTATTATTGTTACTGAGGGCGTATTGACAATAGCTGTGGATGGCAGTGAATATGATGTGTCAGAAGATGAATATATAAATTTTAATGCCAATCAAGGTCATAGCTACATTAATCGCTATGAAAAAACGGCAAAAGGCTTAGTCGTGCTGACTTATTTTTAA
- a CDS encoding AzlC family ABC transporter permease, with translation MKDFLKGAKDVAPFITGVSPFGLIYGLTAAQSDLTFIQSVTMSQIIFAGASQIALIEQLKNNSSFIVIIATVFMINLRMAMYSASLSPHFSHLNTLKKMFLSYFLVDQSYAISISEFTKNDNTNRALYYFGAGIVMWTVWQISTIVGILIGTSIPKSFSLEFAIPLTFLALLTNFLSKKHFVITALTSAFLMVLLKTLPLNLGFFVAVFGGVFAGQFYKRINHEKL, from the coding sequence ATGAAAGATTTTCTCAAAGGTGCAAAAGACGTAGCCCCATTTATAACGGGTGTTTCCCCTTTCGGCTTAATTTACGGGCTAACTGCAGCGCAATCCGACCTTACTTTTATACAATCAGTTACAATGTCTCAGATTATTTTTGCAGGTGCATCCCAAATAGCATTGATTGAGCAGCTCAAGAATAACAGCTCATTTATAGTAATTATCGCTACCGTGTTTATGATAAACCTGAGAATGGCAATGTATAGTGCCTCGCTCTCACCACATTTCAGTCATTTAAACACTCTTAAAAAAATGTTTTTATCATACTTTCTTGTTGACCAATCATATGCAATATCGATTTCAGAATTTACAAAAAATGATAACACGAATAGGGCATTATATTATTTTGGGGCAGGCATTGTAATGTGGACTGTCTGGCAAATTTCAACAATTGTTGGTATCTTAATCGGCACAAGTATCCCAAAATCTTTTTCCCTCGAATTTGCTATACCGCTTACATTCCTTGCTCTATTAACCAATTTTTTATCAAAAAAACATTTTGTCATAACTGCACTTACCAGTGCCTTTTTAATGGTCTTATTAAAAACATTACCCTTAAATCTCGGATTTTTTGTGGCAGTTTTTGGCGGAGTATTTGCCGGACAATTTTATAAAAGGATTAATCATGAAAAACTATAA
- a CDS encoding AzlD domain-containing protein yields the protein MKNYNNTEVWVIIIASGILTYLIRLSFIKFANESFINKAKEFLSFMPASIFAAIVVSGIFSNGIKDISFGNFKIYASIVALLIALKFKNAIVTILSGLIVVWTLNYLF from the coding sequence ATGAAAAACTATAATAATACTGAAGTGTGGGTTATTATCATCGCAAGCGGAATATTGACATACCTAATCAGGCTGTCATTCATTAAATTTGCTAACGAAAGTTTTATAAACAAGGCTAAAGAATTTCTAAGCTTTATGCCGGCAAGCATATTTGCCGCAATTGTCGTAAGCGGAATATTTTCAAACGGGATTAAAGATATCTCTTTTGGCAACTTTAAAATTTACGCATCCATCGTCGCCCTGTTAATCGCACTGAAATTTAAAAATGCAATTGTTACCATATTGTCAGGGCTTATTGTAGTTTGGACATTAAACTATTTATTTTAA
- the rmuC gene encoding DNA recombination protein RmuC produces MIKELTNTLKIELTASKDDLNKSLKSFEDVVDNNLEKVRKTLEDMLDKLRADNEKKLEEMRKTVDEKLHETLEIRLANSFKVVSERLEQVHKGLGEMQSLANGVGDLKKALTNVKSRGIIGEIQLRRILEQILHAGQYEENVKTKPNSNDVVEFAVKLPGNDGESPVLLPIDSKFPVEDYYRLLDSVEKGDLSQIQEATKQLENRVRQSAKDISTKYIEVPFTTDFAILFLPFEGLYSEVLRINGLFESIQKDYKVVITGPTTMAAFLNSLQMGFKTLTVEKSAHKVMNLLAVVKSEFTKFGAVLEKAQKKIKEAGDNIDDLVGVRTRKIQKALEGVEVDSAKEIEDIV; encoded by the coding sequence ATGATAAAAGAGCTGACAAATACACTTAAGATTGAGCTTACAGCTTCAAAAGATGATTTAAATAAATCTTTGAAGTCATTTGAAGATGTTGTTGACAATAATTTGGAAAAGGTTAGGAAGACTTTGGAAGATATGCTTGACAAGCTTAGGGCTGATAATGAGAAGAAGCTTGAAGAGATGAGAAAAACAGTAGATGAAAAGCTACACGAGACACTTGAAATAAGGTTAGCCAATTCTTTTAAGGTGGTAAGTGAGAGATTGGAGCAGGTGCATAAAGGGCTTGGTGAGATGCAAAGTTTGGCAAACGGAGTAGGGGATTTAAAAAAAGCTTTAACCAATGTAAAAAGCAGGGGGATAATTGGGGAGATACAATTGAGACGAATATTGGAGCAGATACTCCATGCCGGGCAGTATGAGGAAAATGTTAAGACAAAGCCTAATTCAAATGATGTGGTTGAGTTTGCCGTAAAACTTCCGGGCAATGATGGTGAAAGCCCTGTTTTACTCCCAATCGACTCAAAATTTCCCGTGGAAGATTATTACAGACTTCTTGACAGTGTTGAAAAAGGGGATTTGTCTCAAATTCAAGAAGCTACAAAGCAGCTTGAAAATAGGGTAAGACAGTCGGCCAAAGACATTTCTACAAAATATATTGAAGTGCCTTTTACAACGGACTTTGCAATCTTATTTTTGCCTTTTGAGGGTTTGTATTCTGAGGTATTAAGGATAAATGGTCTTTTTGAAAGTATACAGAAAGATTACAAGGTGGTTATCACTGGGCCTACTACAATGGCGGCATTTTTAAATAGTCTTCAAATGGGATTTAAAACATTAACCGTGGAAAAATCAGCTCACAAGGTAATGAATCTTTTGGCAGTGGTAAAATCTGAGTTTACAAAATTTGGTGCGGTGCTTGAAAAAGCACAGAAGAAGATAAAGGAAGCCGGTGATAATATAGATGATTTGGTAGGAGTAAGGACTCGAAAGATTCAAAAGGCATTAGAAGGGGTGGAGGTTGACTCGGCAAAAGAGATTGAGGATATTGTTTAG
- a CDS encoding LysM peptidoglycan-binding domain-containing protein gives MRVLIIICFIAISACAPIRSSFNSKPAVDNATVTTDIQENIKKKVVEDFTLETLYAPSFDVDGYLFDEQELVLNYEYVIKSNRYDIPPVITPRVRYYLDMYTKKYPASFQNFLERSNKYIYLVKDILKREGLPLQLAILPFAESGYNTDAYSYVGAGGMWQFMPSTGKIYGLDINYWVDERRDFEKATIAAAKHLKYLYENLGDWYLAIAAYNAGFYKVYYGTKKYNTKDFFKLAEKKYLKYETKDYVPKFIALSIIYYNYIEYGFDSPSTSPLFYEKINLKQPVNLYVIADLINTDIDTLKELNPDLKKPITPPNDEYNLKVPYGTKSFLVEKIAKMSPSELLKVKIYKAKQGEYVKDIAKKFKSNEDDIMKVNGLKYSRILYNTYLFIPENGFMQTAFADDFIEDVKIYAPKVHIVKSGESLYTIAHKYGLTLNDVMKNNRDINPRLIRPGQPIIISQNDNQKTLKRRKSYSPTRKLINGQYIVQSGDTLWDIARDFKTSVDKLMEINNLKTAELKPGEKLSIN, from the coding sequence ATGAGAGTTTTAATAATAATTTGCTTTATTGCTATATCCGCGTGTGCTCCGATAAGAAGTAGTTTCAACAGTAAACCGGCCGTGGACAATGCTACGGTCACTACGGATATTCAAGAAAATATAAAAAAGAAGGTCGTTGAAGATTTTACACTTGAGACCCTTTATGCTCCTTCTTTTGATGTAGATGGCTATTTATTTGATGAACAAGAGCTTGTCTTAAACTACGAGTATGTAATAAAATCCAACAGATACGATATACCACCTGTAATCACTCCAAGAGTAAGGTATTATTTGGATATGTACACAAAAAAATACCCCGCTTCATTTCAAAATTTTCTCGAAAGGTCAAACAAATATATCTACCTTGTAAAAGATATACTAAAACGTGAAGGGCTTCCTTTGCAATTGGCAATCTTACCTTTTGCTGAGAGTGGCTATAATACGGACGCTTATTCATATGTTGGTGCCGGCGGAATGTGGCAGTTTATGCCATCTACAGGGAAAATTTACGGATTAGATATCAACTATTGGGTGGACGAAAGACGTGACTTTGAAAAAGCAACAATAGCCGCTGCCAAACATCTCAAATACTTGTATGAAAATCTCGGTGATTGGTATCTGGCTATTGCAGCTTACAATGCAGGCTTTTATAAAGTATATTACGGAACAAAAAAGTATAACACAAAAGATTTCTTTAAGCTTGCCGAAAAGAAATATTTGAAATATGAAACTAAAGATTACGTCCCTAAATTTATAGCATTATCTATCATTTATTATAACTACATCGAATATGGTTTTGACTCCCCTTCTACATCGCCTTTATTTTACGAAAAAATAAATTTAAAACAACCTGTAAATTTATATGTGATAGCCGACTTAATTAATACCGACATAGATACATTAAAGGAGCTAAATCCTGACCTTAAAAAGCCTATTACACCTCCGAATGATGAATATAATTTGAAAGTCCCATATGGCACCAAATCTTTTTTGGTAGAAAAAATTGCAAAAATGTCACCGAGTGAACTGCTAAAGGTTAAAATTTACAAAGCAAAACAGGGTGAGTACGTAAAAGATATTGCAAAGAAGTTTAAATCTAACGAAGACGACATAATGAAAGTCAACGGTTTAAAGTATAGTAGAATCTTATACAATACTTATCTTTTTATCCCTGAAAACGGTTTTATGCAAACAGCTTTTGCCGATGACTTTATTGAAGATGTTAAAATATATGCGCCAAAAGTCCATATCGTCAAAAGCGGAGAATCTCTTTACACTATTGCCCACAAATATGGGCTGACATTAAACGATGTAATGAAAAACAATAGAGATATAAATCCCAGATTAATAAGGCCGGGGCAACCTATTATAATCTCACAGAATGATAATCAAAAAACTTTAAAGAGGCGAAAATCTTATTCACCCACAAGAAAACTAATAAATGGGCAATATATTGTGCAGTCCGGTGATACGCTATGGGATATTGCAAGAGATTTTAAGACTTCAGTGGATAAACTTATGGAGATTAATAACTTAAAAACTGCAGAATTAAAACCCGGAGAAAAACTAAGTATCAACTGA
- a CDS encoding ABC transporter permease: MKKKNFLFWAGFFIVLFFILVSIFAPLIAPYDPTTINVKEIFQAPSSNHIFGTDELGRDVFSRVIYGTRVSLFVGFVAVFISVAIGTVLGLISGYYGGVVDTIVMRFVDIMLCFPSFFLILAVIAFLSPSLTNVMVIIGLTSWMGVARLVRAETMSIKQRSFIIAAKVQGLKNSKILFKHILPNVASPIFVTATLGVAGAILTESALSFLGLGVQPPTPSWGNILTSGKDNIMFAWWLSLYPGIAILVTVLGYNLLGEGLRDILDPKSKK; encoded by the coding sequence ATGAAAAAGAAAAATTTTTTGTTTTGGGCAGGATTTTTCATAGTTTTGTTTTTTATACTTGTGTCTATTTTTGCACCGCTAATTGCTCCTTACGACCCTACAACTATAAATGTTAAGGAAATATTTCAAGCTCCCTCTTCAAATCATATTTTTGGGACGGACGAGCTTGGAAGGGATGTTTTTAGTAGAGTGATTTATGGTACAAGGGTTTCCCTCTTCGTGGGCTTTGTTGCTGTTTTTATATCAGTTGCCATAGGCACTGTGCTTGGTTTAATTTCCGGTTATTATGGCGGTGTTGTAGATACGATTGTTATGCGTTTTGTGGATATTATGCTTTGCTTCCCGTCATTTTTTCTGATTTTGGCCGTAATTGCGTTTTTGTCACCATCTTTGACCAATGTAATGGTTATTATTGGGCTTACAAGTTGGATGGGGGTAGCAAGGCTTGTCAGGGCTGAGACGATGAGTATAAAGCAAAGAAGTTTTATTATTGCGGCAAAAGTGCAGGGGCTAAAGAATTCAAAAATACTTTTCAAACATATATTGCCAAATGTGGCTTCCCCTATATTTGTAACGGCTACTTTGGGGGTTGCCGGAGCGATATTGACAGAGTCCGCATTAAGCTTTCTTGGACTTGGTGTCCAGCCTCCTACGCCATCTTGGGGCAATATTCTTACTTCAGGAAAAGATAATATAATGTTTGCCTGGTGGCTTTCCCTTTACCCGGGGATAGCAATACTTGTAACTGTTTTGGGGTATAATCTTTTAGGTGAAGGGCTGAGGGATATCTTAGATCCAAAATCTAAAAAGTAA
- a CDS encoding ABC transporter permease, whose translation MLIYLIKRLIGMIPLIIGITFISFIVIHLAPGDPTQFLSSMNPKVSETARDKFVKMYNLDKPVHVQYLLWLKKFVKFDFGESFSQDRKKVIDKVLERLPVTLWLNIASLALVFIIALPLGVLSAYMKDSVFDKALTIFVFVGFAIPTFWLALLCMYYFGVILGILPISGLTSYNFAELTFFGKIADIVKHAFLPVALSVFGSLAGLSRFSRNSMLDVLNEDYILAARARGIPENKIIFKHALKNALLPVVTILGLSIPGLIGGSVIFESIFSIPGMGQLFYQSVMMRDYPVIMGILVIGAFLTLLGNLLADIMYAVVDPRIRYRKKS comes from the coding sequence ATGCTTATTTACCTGATAAAAAGACTTATTGGAATGATTCCGCTTATTATAGGGATTACTTTCATAAGCTTTATCGTAATTCATCTTGCTCCGGGCGACCCTACGCAATTTTTATCCTCAATGAATCCGAAGGTTTCCGAAACTGCAAGGGACAAATTCGTCAAGATGTATAACCTTGATAAACCTGTTCATGTGCAGTATCTATTATGGCTAAAAAAGTTTGTAAAGTTTGACTTTGGTGAGTCTTTTTCACAGGACAGAAAAAAGGTAATCGATAAGGTCTTGGAACGATTGCCAGTAACTTTGTGGTTAAATATTGCCTCACTGGCTTTAGTATTTATTATTGCATTGCCACTTGGTGTTTTATCGGCATATATGAAAGATAGTGTATTTGATAAGGCCTTGACAATATTTGTTTTTGTAGGTTTTGCGATACCGACTTTTTGGCTCGCACTTTTATGTATGTACTATTTTGGGGTAATATTAGGGATATTACCGATTTCAGGCCTTACTTCATACAATTTTGCAGAGCTTACGTTTTTTGGCAAGATTGCAGACATTGTAAAACACGCTTTTTTGCCTGTCGCTTTATCTGTGTTTGGCTCACTTGCAGGGTTAAGCAGATTTTCTCGCAATAGCATGCTTGATGTGCTAAATGAAGATTATATTTTGGCAGCAAGGGCAAGAGGGATACCTGAGAATAAAATTATATTCAAACATGCCTTAAAAAATGCGCTTCTCCCTGTAGTTACTATTTTGGGTTTATCTATACCTGGTCTTATCGGCGGTAGTGTGATTTTCGAGTCAATTTTTAGTATCCCCGGGATGGGGCAACTTTTTTACCAATCCGTAATGATGCGCGATTATCCCGTTATTATGGGTATATTGGTTATTGGTGCATTTTTGACGCTTTTGGGGAATTTACTTGCGGATATCATGTATGCTGTAGTTGATCCGAGAATTAGATACAGGAAAAAGTCATAA
- a CDS encoding peptide-binding protein: MKRQICLLILLVFIAVFGCSENSDKGEAKSKTGLAAVAKTYGDALVDGSIGDASNLIPILATDSSSHSVASWIYNGLLKYDKNLKLVGDLAENYSVSEDKKVITFNLKKGIKWHDGTPFTSEDVKFTYELIVDDKTPTAYDSDFRIVDHIETPDNYTVKVFYKQAYAPALASWTTSILPSHLLKGVEITKSPLQRKPVGTGPYKFLEWKPGNSITLVANEEYFEGRPNIERYVYRIIPDSATMFLELLNGTIDMMGLSPLQFAKQTDNPRFNDKFNKYKYLSNSYTYVGYNLKNPLFKDKRVRQALTYATPKDDIIEGVLFGLGQKATGPYKPTSPWYNPNVKKYEYNIEKAKSLLAEAGFKDTDNDGILEKDGLKLKFTIITNQGNSSRSMVAEILQNSWSKIGAKVDIRILEWATFINEYIDKRDFDAVILGWSIPLEPDLYDIWHSSKCEGKNLNFICYQNSEVDKLIEEGRVEFDFEKRKAIYDKIQEILAEEQPYTFLYVGESLIALNNRFENVEPAPAGLMHNFIKWYVKKENRKYIFTQ, encoded by the coding sequence ATGAAAAGGCAAATTTGCCTTCTCATTTTACTTGTTTTTATAGCTGTTTTTGGCTGCTCGGAAAACTCTGATAAAGGTGAAGCAAAGAGCAAAACTGGTTTGGCGGCAGTAGCCAAAACTTACGGGGATGCATTGGTTGATGGGTCAATAGGTGACGCCAGTAACCTTATCCCTATCCTTGCCACTGATAGCTCTTCTCATTCTGTAGCCTCGTGGATATATAACGGACTTTTGAAGTATGACAAAAATCTAAAATTAGTTGGTGATTTGGCTGAAAACTATTCTGTTTCGGAAGATAAAAAGGTAATTACCTTCAACTTGAAAAAAGGGATTAAATGGCATGACGGCACCCCTTTTACATCTGAGGATGTCAAATTTACCTATGAGCTGATAGTTGATGATAAGACACCAACGGCTTACGATTCTGATTTTAGAATAGTCGATCATATCGAGACTCCCGATAATTATACGGTTAAGGTTTTTTACAAACAGGCTTACGCTCCCGCTCTTGCAAGTTGGACGACGTCAATATTACCTTCCCATCTTTTGAAAGGGGTTGAAATTACTAAATCCCCTTTACAGAGAAAACCTGTCGGCACAGGCCCCTATAAATTTTTAGAGTGGAAGCCCGGCAACTCAATAACGCTTGTGGCAAATGAAGAATATTTTGAAGGAAGACCTAATATCGAAAGGTATGTGTATCGGATAATTCCCGATTCAGCAACAATGTTTCTTGAACTTTTGAATGGGACTATTGATATGATGGGTTTAAGCCCTCTGCAATTTGCAAAGCAGACGGACAATCCGAGATTCAACGATAAATTTAATAAATATAAATATTTATCAAACTCTTATACCTATGTTGGGTACAATTTGAAAAACCCGCTTTTCAAAGACAAAAGGGTAAGGCAAGCACTCACATATGCCACTCCAAAAGATGATATCATTGAGGGTGTTTTGTTTGGTCTCGGTCAAAAGGCAACAGGGCCATACAAGCCTACAAGTCCTTGGTATAACCCAAATGTTAAAAAATATGAGTATAATATAGAAAAAGCAAAATCCCTTTTGGCTGAAGCCGGCTTTAAGGATACTGATAATGACGGAATATTGGAAAAAGATGGCTTAAAGTTAAAGTTTACGATTATTACTAATCAGGGTAATTCTTCAAGAAGTATGGTAGCCGAAATTTTGCAAAACAGTTGGTCTAAGATTGGAGCAAAGGTTGATATCAGAATCTTAGAGTGGGCTACTTTTATAAACGAATATATTGATAAAAGAGATTTTGATGCGGTAATTTTAGGCTGGTCTATCCCTCTTGAGCCTGATTTATACGATATTTGGCACTCTTCAAAGTGTGAAGGGAAAAATTTGAATTTCATCTGTTATCAAAATAGCGAAGTGGATAAGCTTATCGAAGAAGGAAGGGTCGAGTTTGATTTTGAAAAGAGAAAAGCGATATACGATAAGATACAAGAGATACTTGCAGAAGAACAGCCTTATACGTTTTTATATGTTGGGGAGTCATTAATTGCCTTAAATAACAGATTTGAAAATGTTGAGCCTGCACCTGCCGGCTTGATGCATAATTTTATTAAGTGGTACGTGAAAAAGGAAAACAGAAAATACATTTTCACACAGTAG
- the secG gene encoding preprotein translocase subunit SecG has translation MYPVILGFHIFVSILLIIAVLLQSGKGSSLSEAFGAGSSDIFGSVSPANIMNKITTILVVIFFFTSIALTVISSKGTGNSITNKLPAAAAPIGEQNTTPQVPLESK, from the coding sequence ATGTATCCGGTAATATTAGGGTTTCATATTTTTGTATCTATTTTATTGATTATCGCAGTACTTTTGCAATCAGGGAAGGGTTCAAGCCTTAGCGAGGCATTTGGTGCTGGCTCTTCCGACATATTTGGCTCTGTTTCTCCTGCCAATATTATGAATAAGATAACTACTATACTTGTAGTTATATTCTTTTTTACATCTATTGCACTGACAGTAATTTCTTCAAAGGGGACAGGCAATTCGATTACCAATAAGTTGCCGGCAGCTGCTGCACCTATTGGTGAGCAAAATACTACTCCGCAAGTGCCGTTAGAAAGTAAATAA